The DNA sequence ACTAAGTCATCATCTAATCCAATCCATGTACACCCATTTTATTATCTAGTATTAGTTGAGTTGTGAAAGGGATGTTACCATGACATGTTGattctttatcattttttttgtttccatCCCTAATTAATCCATAAAAGTCATgtgaatatttcaaaaatttgcaaaatattGTGTTAAATCGATTGTTTACGCTACTATCATTGAACCGTGACAAGGTAACTGGActaaaatttatgagaaaatgaaatttgtgtatAAATTCAATCCATACATGTTTAAATTCCTAGTTTCTTTTTGGTAAATAAACCATACAAAGCCCTATTGAAGAGAAACTATCGAATCATCATCACCTTCTTAATTTACCCTATTTGGTTAGTCAATATCAAAATCTCTAACAATAACTAACGGTGTGACAAAAGTGTTATTGGCcataaatcttaattaaattttgaaaacctTCAAAAATCAATGTCAAGATAGTATTGATATCAGTGATCTTTAATGATACTGACCGTTAAATGAtaagttaatatcatttcaatatcaaatttgatttaatgaaataaattattgacaCCATTAAAACTTAACGAGGAAAAAGCATTGCAAAGTAATGAGAGATCATTTGATTAGTTATTTTGACCAAGTACAATACCCACTCCTACATATTCATCTAAACAATTGTAATACACATTTTATACTCCAAtcgtccaataaaaatatatatattttttgttttcatttaacacataaaaatatgaacatttctatttataaaaaattatctcgAACTcaatacaataatttatttgtaactTATACCACTGTGACCGACCATTACAACTCATTAAGCACCAATAATAATGTGAGTCTCACTATACACTGACGTTACTTGAACTGCCATTCTCCTCTTCTTTCTTACAAATCATGCAGGTTGGATCGTTATAGGTCAACATGATATCGTCTCAACTCAATAAGACCTAACCCGACATGTTAAGGAAATTCTCAGCCCAAAATTGACCCGATCTGCAACCTTCAACCCTAAACACAATCTGCATATGACATGATGTAACATGATATCACATGATTAAGTCTGATTTACACGAGAAAACTTGATTTATAtcattaaatatgatttttaaaccCGAACGTGTACAATAAAAACTtgatttacataatttaaaataaaaaaagtaagaaattgGTAAGACACGTCTACTCCATTCAGGTCGAGAGTTCGAGTCATCGGgaattttaacttttcttttctaaaagAAAAAGCAAGAAATGTTCATATTCCAAATCCTCATAAACATAggaccatcatcatcatcgccTTCTTCAAACCGCTCTCTTCCTTTTCCAAATTCATCATTACAAAATCCATCTCCACAGCATTTGCAAAAGTGGCCTTAAAATCCCAATCAATTGAATCTAAATACCACACTCCTTTCTTCCTTTTCCCTCCATTCTTCTTTTGCTTGTGCTCATCAATCAATTGCAGCTCCACTCCCCCCTCCAAAACCTCTCAATTCCCCTTTCTTCACGCTTGCTCAATGCCTCACCCACGCGCACGCACAATCCACGCCTCTCTCAACCTTTTCTAGCACATCACTCCCCCAATTCGCACCAAAAGTTTCAATCTTGGCCGCTGAATTTCTCCAATTGAGAATCTCCCATGGCGGGCCGGATCTGAATTGGAGACACCGCCGAATTCGGATCTTCGCGGCGGAGATGGTGGCGGAGCCTTGGTTGCTCAAGATGGGGAATCAGGTGAGCCACAATTTAAAGCACGCTTTGTATCTCGAGAATTTGACAAAATCGCCCAGCGCAAAACAGGGGCCTAGTGATAATAAGCAGATTATAGGTATACTCTCGTTTGAAGTAGCTAATGCCATGTCTAAGATCATCCACTTGCACAACTCCCTCTCTGAAAACGAGGTTTCTAAGCTCAAGAATGAGGTTTTGAAGTCTGAGGGTGTTAGGAGTCTTGTTTGTGGCGATGAGAAGCGTCTATTGGAATTGGTTGTGGAGGAGAAGCTGGATGATCTGAACAAGGTTGCTGGTGTGGTGTGTAGGTTAGGGAAGAAATGCACGATCCCGGCGCTGCAGGGTTTCGAGCACGTTTATGGGGATATTGTTTGTGGGGCTGTGGATTTTAGGGAGGTGAGTTTTCTTGTGAGGGATATGGAGGGTATGGTGAGGAGGATGGAGAGGTATGTGAACAGCACGGCGGCTCTTTACGCGGAGATGGAGGTGATGAATGAGATGGAGGCGGCCGTGAAGAAGTTTCAGCACGAGGAGACGAGGAGGGCTTATGAGCAGAAGCTGGCGTGGCAGAAGCAGGATGTGAGGCATTTGAGAGATGTCTCTCTTTGGAACTTGACTTATGATAAGGTGGTTGAGCTGTTGGCGAGGACCGTGTGTACGGTGTTTGCTCGGCTGTGTTTTGTGTTTGGAGATGTGTGTTCGAGGAGGGGGAATGTTGATGGTTCCACAAAGTCTGTTGCGGATAATAAGAGCGATGGCTGTTCTCATTCGGCCATTTCAGGACAAGTTGGAGATGAGAGGGTGGAGAAGAAAAGCCCGAGTTTAGGTGGTAAACTTGGGATCCGAGGGAGCCAAGGAGGCTTGTTTTGTGCGGAGGTTTACAACGCTGCCTGCTGCATAGGGCGGGGGAGGCTGTTGATGGAGTGTTTGAGTTTGAGTAGTTCTGCTTCCAAAgtggatgatgatgatgatgagcgTGTCGTTTATGATGATGGGATCGATCAAGTTTCGGATTCTATCACTGCTGCAACTGATTTGAATAGCACAATTCATGCCATCCATAGTGGAGATGAAGCCGAGACGAAAGGAAGTTTGTTGAGCAGTTTAAAGTTTGCGAGAAAGAGTAGGCTCCTTGCTCGTGGACCTCCTAATAGTGTTGGAGCCTCTGCATTAGCCTTGCACTATGCCAACGTTATCATCGTGTTGGAGAAGCTTTTGCGTTACCCTCATCTTGTAGGGGACGAGGCTAGGGACGATCTGTATCAGATGCTCCCAACGAGTCTGAGAATGACTCTGAAGTATAGTTTGAAGTCTTACGTAAAAGACTTGGCTATCTACGACGCTCCTCTCGCCCACGCTTGGAGGGAGAGGCTCGACCTGGTGCTCAAGTGGCTTGCTCCTCTCGCGCATAACATGATGAGGTGGCAGAGCGAGCGCAACTTTGAGCAGCAGCAGATTGTGACGAGGAAAAACGTTCTTTTGATTCAGACCATATATTTTGCTGACCGGGAGAAGACAGAGGCCGTCTTGAGCGAGGTGCTCGTCGGTCTTAACTATATCTGTCGGTACGAACAGCAACAGAACGCGTTGCTGGACTGTTCGAGTAGTTTCGATTTCGAAGAGTGCATGGAGTGGCAATCACAAGTTAGGAGTGgttcattttcttgatttttattttgctcatGGTTTTTTATTgcagtttttttaattttatttatgattatggTAG is a window from the Salvia hispanica cultivar TCC Black 2014 chromosome 1, UniMelb_Shisp_WGS_1.0, whole genome shotgun sequence genome containing:
- the LOC125190193 gene encoding uncharacterized protein LOC125190193 encodes the protein MVAEPWLLKMGNQVSHNLKHALYLENLTKSPSAKQGPSDNKQIIGILSFEVANAMSKIIHLHNSLSENEVSKLKNEVLKSEGVRSLVCGDEKRLLELVVEEKLDDLNKVAGVVCRLGKKCTIPALQGFEHVYGDIVCGAVDFREVSFLVRDMEGMVRRMERYVNSTAALYAEMEVMNEMEAAVKKFQHEETRRAYEQKLAWQKQDVRHLRDVSLWNLTYDKVVELLARTVCTVFARLCFVFGDVCSRRGNVDGSTKSVADNKSDGCSHSAISGQVGDERVEKKSPSLGGKLGIRGSQGGLFCAEVYNAACCIGRGRLLMECLSLSSSASKVDDDDDERVVYDDGIDQVSDSITAATDLNSTIHAIHSGDEAETKGSLLSSLKFARKSRLLARGPPNSVGASALALHYANVIIVLEKLLRYPHLVGDEARDDLYQMLPTSLRMTLKYSLKSYVKDLAIYDAPLAHAWRERLDLVLKWLAPLAHNMMRWQSERNFEQQQIVTRKNVLLIQTIYFADREKTEAVLSEVLVGLNYICRYEQQQNALLDCSSSFDFEECMEWQSQVRSGSFS